Proteins from a genomic interval of Acetobacterium woodii DSM 1030:
- the rsgA gene encoding ribosome small subunit-dependent GTPase A: protein MVAQEQVQGKIIKGIGGFYYVKTDDHDEVIECKARGVLRHQKIIPTVGDEVMIQSDNPGEWMIESILPRKNIFLRPPVVNVDIGLIVFSMTNPKPNLLLLDMLLVSSESQNVEPIVCFTKRDLTSTAEEKEIKEIYQKTPYKLFFFSQNDNHTMDEIIAEIGGKTAFMAGPSGVGKSTMANYLCADQTMETGALSRKLKRGKHTTRHVELLETKNGGFLLDTPGFSSYKISEMIEPEELREYFPEFPRGKCRFKSCLHKNEPGCDVKKAVTNGEISSVRYEHYLNMLDEIKKEHY, encoded by the coding sequence TTGGTAGCTCAGGAACAAGTGCAGGGAAAAATAATAAAAGGAATTGGCGGGTTTTATTACGTTAAAACAGATGACCATGATGAGGTTATCGAATGTAAAGCACGAGGGGTGTTAAGACATCAAAAAATTATTCCGACGGTTGGTGACGAGGTTATGATCCAGTCGGATAATCCTGGGGAATGGATGATTGAGTCGATTTTACCAAGAAAAAACATTTTTTTGCGACCACCAGTTGTGAACGTTGATATTGGATTGATTGTTTTCTCAATGACAAATCCAAAACCAAATCTATTGCTACTTGATATGCTTTTAGTTAGCTCGGAAAGTCAAAATGTTGAACCAATTGTTTGTTTTACCAAAAGGGATCTGACCAGTACAGCGGAAGAAAAAGAGATCAAAGAAATTTATCAAAAAACGCCCTACAAGCTATTTTTTTTCAGTCAGAATGATAATCATACGATGGATGAAATTATCGCTGAAATAGGGGGAAAAACGGCTTTTATGGCGGGCCCCTCGGGGGTTGGTAAATCAACAATGGCAAATTATCTTTGTGCCGATCAAACGATGGAAACCGGAGCGTTAAGTCGTAAGCTTAAACGGGGAAAACATACAACGCGTCATGTTGAGTTGTTGGAAACAAAAAATGGCGGCTTTTTATTGGATACACCGGGATTTTCATCTTACAAAATATCAGAAATGATTGAGCCGGAAGAGCTTCGTGAATATTTTCCGGAATTTCCGCGCGGAAAATGCCGATTTAAGAGTTGTCTGCATAAAAATGAGCCGGGATGTGACGTCAAAAAAGCGGTAACGAACGGCGAAATTAGTTCGGTTCGCTATGAGCATTATTTAAATATGCTTGATGAAATAAAAAAGGAACATTATTGA
- a CDS encoding Asp23/Gls24 family envelope stress response protein — translation MKIKNNLGYIDITRKAIADIAGNAAMDCYGLVGMAHKRGKDGLIEILSGDQANKGVGVIIEDDRLIIDLYVIVEYAIKISVVAENIISNVKYRVEKETSLKVKRISVNVVSVRV, via the coding sequence ATGAAAATAAAAAATAACTTAGGATACATTGATATCACCCGAAAGGCAATTGCTGATATCGCCGGAAACGCGGCGATGGATTGTTATGGTTTAGTAGGGATGGCCCATAAACGAGGAAAAGATGGTTTGATCGAAATTCTTTCAGGCGATCAGGCCAATAAAGGTGTTGGCGTCATTATTGAAGACGATCGATTGATTATCGATCTTTACGTTATTGTAGAATATGCGATTAAAATATCTGTTGTGGCAGAAAATATCATCTCAAATGTTAAATATAGAGTAGAAAAAGAAACATCTTTAAAAGTGAAACGAATCAGTGTGAATGTTGTAAGCGTGCGTGTGTAA
- a CDS encoding DAK2 domain-containing protein translates to MKSQTIDGEMLVKMFRYGAKNLEINKRIVDELNVFPVPDGDTGTNMSLTFSHSVSEFDKIEKLNVYSVAKSASSGALIGARGNSGVILSQLLRGFAEGCKVNEELDIPALANALKLAADVAYKAVMKPTEGTILTVAREMGEFAVEKYNTYNDFEAFITDVINHGKATLAKTPDLLPVLKEAGVVDAGGQGLICIAEGALKALLNEELGVEIEVKSGNLDKFVDDSHMRPEDITFGYCTEFIIKEASEVDEGELRTYLNTIGDSVVVVKDDAIVKVHVHTDNPGLAIERGGSLGGLIRIKIDNMRDQFLSKGTNANEAIVPYGFIAVSPGAGVTTLFKDLGVTRIITGGQTMNPSTQDFLNEVDKLNAETIFIFPNNSNIIMAAQQASEISDKQVHVISSKNIPQCIAAMLAFSPEIEADENVAGMSEAIKHVATGEVTYAVRDTKINGLKIKKSNVIGLSAGEIKFTGKNIKQVTEDLLNDMVNEDSELISIYYGEEVSEKDAALLVEELSETFEDCDVEMHYGGQPLYYYIVSVE, encoded by the coding sequence ATGAAAAGCCAGACAATTGATGGAGAAATGCTTGTAAAAATGTTTCGTTATGGAGCAAAAAATTTAGAGATTAATAAGCGAATAGTGGATGAACTCAATGTTTTTCCAGTGCCCGATGGGGATACCGGAACAAATATGTCATTAACTTTTAGTCATTCAGTATCAGAATTTGATAAAATAGAGAAATTGAATGTTTATAGTGTTGCAAAAAGTGCTTCATCCGGAGCTTTAATTGGAGCACGGGGAAATTCTGGAGTTATTCTCTCACAATTATTAAGAGGATTTGCAGAAGGATGTAAGGTTAATGAAGAATTGGATATTCCAGCTTTGGCAAACGCCCTGAAATTAGCGGCGGATGTGGCTTATAAGGCGGTGATGAAACCAACTGAAGGAACCATTCTGACGGTTGCCCGAGAAATGGGGGAGTTTGCGGTTGAAAAGTACAATACTTACAACGACTTTGAAGCCTTTATAACCGATGTGATTAATCATGGGAAAGCGACCCTGGCAAAAACGCCGGATCTGCTTCCGGTATTAAAAGAAGCAGGCGTAGTTGATGCGGGGGGACAAGGTCTTATTTGCATTGCTGAAGGGGCCCTTAAGGCACTTTTAAACGAAGAGCTTGGGGTTGAAATCGAAGTTAAATCCGGCAACTTAGATAAATTTGTTGATGATTCACATATGCGCCCTGAAGATATCACGTTTGGTTATTGTACGGAGTTTATTATTAAAGAAGCTTCCGAAGTTGATGAAGGTGAGTTGCGAACTTATTTAAATACAATTGGAGACAGTGTCGTGGTTGTCAAAGATGATGCGATTGTTAAAGTTCACGTTCATACTGATAATCCTGGTCTGGCGATTGAACGGGGCGGGAGCCTGGGCGGTTTGATTCGGATTAAAATAGATAATATGCGGGATCAGTTTCTATCGAAAGGGACCAATGCCAATGAAGCGATTGTTCCTTATGGCTTTATTGCGGTTTCGCCGGGGGCCGGAGTAACAACATTATTTAAGGATTTAGGGGTTACGCGAATTATTACTGGTGGTCAGACGATGAATCCCAGTACTCAGGATTTCTTAAACGAAGTGGATAAGCTTAACGCAGAAACGATCTTTATTTTTCCTAATAATAGTAATATTATCATGGCAGCTCAACAAGCCAGTGAAATATCCGATAAACAAGTGCATGTCATTTCGTCTAAAAATATCCCTCAATGTATTGCGGCAATGCTGGCATTTTCGCCCGAAATAGAAGCTGATGAGAATGTCGCGGGAATGTCAGAAGCGATCAAACATGTCGCTACCGGAGAAGTTACTTACGCCGTCAGAGATACTAAAATTAATGGCCTGAAAATAAAAAAATCCAATGTGATTGGTCTTTCGGCTGGGGAAATTAAATTTACCGGGAAAAATATCAAACAAGTTACCGAAGATCTGTTAAATGATATGGTGAATGAAGACAGCGAACTGATATCGATTTATTATGGCGAAGAAGTTTCGGAAAAAGATGCGGCTCTTTTGGTTGAAGAACTTTCGGAAACGTTTGAGGATTGTGATGTCGAAATGCATTATGGCGGACAACCGTTATATTATTATATTGTTTCAGTCGAATAA
- a CDS encoding Stp1/IreP family PP2C-type Ser/Thr phosphatase, producing the protein MKCAYGSNVGSQRKVNQDAYLAATIKNVDRISYVFAVADGLGGHPSGDIASKTAVDFIKNNLSGIKNYFDPEEMMSFVKSINTELKKVGNDEPTRLGMATTLTMCIVDGNYLCICHVGDSRTYSITKDQILRLTKDHSLVQILVDEGKITQEEAEIHPQKNVITRALGTDNTLNVDFYRYEINPEAIYLICSDGLFNMVCDQDMKTIIMENSLEDAAKKLIDLANINGGKDNITVVLFKPLEGVPNAQ; encoded by the coding sequence ATGAAATGTGCCTACGGATCCAACGTTGGATCACAAAGAAAGGTCAATCAAGATGCATATTTGGCAGCAACGATAAAAAACGTTGATCGCATTTCTTATGTTTTTGCAGTAGCAGATGGCTTGGGTGGACACCCCAGTGGCGACATTGCCAGTAAAACTGCAGTCGATTTTATAAAAAATAATTTATCCGGAATTAAAAACTATTTTGATCCCGAAGAAATGATGTCATTTGTAAAATCAATTAATACAGAGTTGAAAAAAGTAGGAAATGACGAACCGACTCGTTTAGGTATGGCAACAACGCTAACCATGTGTATTGTTGATGGAAATTATCTATGTATTTGTCACGTTGGAGACAGTCGCACCTATAGCATTACAAAAGATCAGATTCTGCGTTTGACAAAAGATCATTCTTTGGTTCAAATTCTGGTGGATGAAGGGAAAATCACGCAGGAAGAGGCTGAGATACATCCGCAAAAAAATGTGATCACCCGAGCATTAGGAACGGATAATACCTTAAATGTCGATTTTTATCGCTATGAAATAAACCCGGAAGCGATCTATTTGATTTGTTCAGATGGTCTTTTTAACATGGTTTGTGATCAAGACATGAAGACAATAATAATGGAAAATAGTCTGGAAGATGCGGCCAAAAAACTCATCGACCTGGCAAACATAAACGGAGGCAAAGACAATATAACCGTTGTCCTATTCAAGCCTTTGGAAGGAGTGCCGAATGCTCAGTAG
- the pknB gene encoding Stk1 family PASTA domain-containing Ser/Thr kinase, which produces MLSRILGKRYEIVELIGRGGMAYVYKARDLKLNRYVAVKVLREEYTENEQFIKKFDRESQAVACLSHPNIVGVYDVGVQDNIYYIIMEYVDGITLKQYLNRKGRLDYTEATRFVMDISNALRCAHENKIIHRDIKPHNILLTRDLVPKVADFGIARAITSSTVTMTNQTMGSVHYISPEQAKGGFVDERSDLYSLGILYYELLTGKLPFDEENTVTIAIKHIQEEIVPPRILEPKIPEKVNQIVIKLTQKKPDERYQNTDELMEDLEAVLENQSFGSGDGNHLGNDTHIIREGLFHVENTGSHATVHPEEEEDDDEYYYETPKETAARKKKRKIILISVLAVVAIAIIGVMVFAFYSGKTVEVPDIKGKTVAAATTTLDNLGLVLEVEKEVYNADVEAGLIITQNPENGKELSSGKTIKVTVSKGVKTGNIPSVIGMSESEAVKAIEAANFVVGEIKREYNSNYNADVVFQMNPNGNTTANEGTKVTIYVSKGEDLGTVPSVVGQALADAKNTITNAGLTVGDVTYEANGDYDKGIVIRQTPKDGSQVAKNSEVSIVVSSGKITTQKLTIDLSDYIQTTPAKSVKVKVVLTANDNTDTVIYEGTNKSDDIFSVNVQGYGRETYEVFIDGSSVGTGSIDF; this is translated from the coding sequence ATGCTCAGTAGAATATTGGGAAAACGATATGAAATTGTGGAGTTGATTGGACGAGGCGGTATGGCTTACGTCTATAAGGCCAGGGATTTAAAACTGAATCGTTATGTGGCCGTAAAAGTACTGCGTGAAGAGTATACGGAAAATGAGCAGTTTATTAAGAAATTTGATCGGGAATCCCAAGCGGTTGCCTGTTTATCTCATCCCAATATTGTCGGAGTGTACGACGTTGGCGTACAGGATAACATTTATTATATTATTATGGAATATGTTGATGGGATCACCTTAAAACAATATCTGAATCGCAAAGGCCGTCTCGATTACACCGAAGCGACGCGATTTGTGATGGATATATCCAATGCTTTACGTTGTGCGCATGAAAATAAAATTATCCATCGGGATATTAAACCGCATAATATTTTATTAACCCGGGATTTAGTGCCCAAGGTGGCTGACTTTGGAATTGCCAGAGCAATAACAAGTTCAACCGTAACGATGACGAACCAAACGATGGGATCAGTTCATTATATCTCTCCGGAACAAGCTAAAGGTGGCTTTGTTGATGAACGTTCAGATCTTTATTCATTGGGAATTTTATATTATGAGTTATTGACCGGAAAGTTACCTTTTGACGAAGAAAATACGGTAACCATTGCAATCAAACATATTCAGGAAGAAATCGTTCCTCCACGGATATTAGAACCCAAGATACCAGAAAAAGTCAATCAAATTGTTATCAAATTGACCCAGAAAAAACCGGATGAACGTTACCAAAATACCGACGAACTGATGGAAGATCTCGAAGCTGTTTTGGAAAACCAAAGTTTTGGAAGTGGTGACGGAAATCATTTGGGTAATGACACGCACATTATCCGCGAAGGACTTTTTCACGTTGAAAATACCGGAAGCCATGCAACTGTCCATCCTGAGGAAGAAGAGGATGATGACGAATATTATTATGAAACGCCTAAAGAAACCGCAGCGAGGAAAAAGAAACGCAAGATCATTCTCATTTCAGTATTGGCTGTTGTGGCAATAGCAATAATTGGCGTGATGGTTTTTGCTTTTTATTCCGGTAAAACAGTAGAAGTTCCGGATATTAAAGGCAAAACAGTCGCAGCGGCAACAACAACACTTGATAATCTAGGTTTAGTATTGGAAGTCGAAAAAGAAGTTTATAACGCTGATGTTGAAGCGGGTTTAATCATAACTCAAAATCCTGAAAACGGCAAAGAATTAAGTAGTGGGAAAACGATCAAAGTTACAGTCAGTAAAGGCGTAAAAACCGGAAACATCCCCTCCGTTATTGGAATGAGTGAATCGGAAGCGGTTAAAGCCATCGAGGCTGCTAATTTTGTTGTTGGAGAAATAAAACGCGAATACAATAGCAACTATAATGCTGATGTTGTTTTTCAAATGAATCCGAATGGTAATACCACCGCCAATGAAGGAACCAAGGTCACCATTTACGTCAGTAAAGGTGAAGATTTAGGCACTGTCCCAAGCGTTGTTGGGCAAGCCCTTGCGGATGCTAAAAATACGATTACAAATGCGGGATTAACCGTTGGTGATGTTACTTATGAGGCGAATGGTGATTATGATAAGGGCATCGTCATTAGACAAACACCCAAAGATGGTAGTCAGGTTGCTAAAAATTCCGAAGTGTCAATAGTCGTTAGTAGTGGAAAAATAACCACTCAAAAACTGACGATTGATTTAAGTGACTATATACAAACAACACCGGCAAAATCGGTTAAGGTAAAAGTCGTCTTAACGGCTAATGATAATACTGATACGGTTATCTACGAGGGAACGAATAAGTCAGACGATATTTTCTCAGTTAATGTTCAGGGTTATGGACGTGAAACATACGAAGTGTTTATCGATGGTTCAAGTGTTGGAACCGGATCTATCGATTTTTAA
- the rlmN gene encoding 23S rRNA (adenine(2503)-C(2))-methyltransferase RlmN — translation MKENIFGKDINECIKLMKDLGEPKYRGHQLFQWLYEKKCKDLNDMTNFSCQLRAKLTEKYVLWHCRIDEIQKDSQDNTTKYLLELYDGQYIEAVLMHYEHGASLCVSTQVGCNMGCKFCASTKGGKIRDLSAAEILDQIYLVEDKEKLRISNIVIMGIGEPLENYDEVIKFIRIANTGYGIGQRKISLSTCGIIPGIQALAEEDLQINLAISLHSVFPDRRKALMPIASKYDFEALMEACNAYFKKTGRRITYEYALIDEFNDRDEDIIGLVKLLKGNQNHLNLIGLNAIKESQYKESSRAGYFLNQLEKQGINVTMRRKMGREIDAACGQLRKKRYEDKVSV, via the coding sequence ATGAAGGAAAATATTTTTGGCAAAGACATAAATGAGTGTATCAAGCTCATGAAGGACCTTGGTGAACCTAAGTATCGTGGGCATCAGTTGTTTCAATGGTTATATGAGAAGAAATGTAAGGATCTCAATGATATGACTAATTTTTCCTGTCAGCTAAGAGCTAAATTGACAGAAAAATATGTCTTATGGCATTGTCGAATTGATGAGATTCAAAAAGATTCGCAAGATAACACAACAAAATATTTACTTGAACTTTACGATGGTCAATACATAGAAGCTGTGTTAATGCACTATGAACATGGTGCCTCTTTATGTGTGTCAACACAGGTTGGATGTAATATGGGGTGTAAATTCTGTGCGTCGACAAAAGGCGGGAAAATCAGAGATTTAAGCGCAGCAGAGATATTAGATCAAATATATCTTGTCGAAGATAAAGAAAAATTACGAATTTCCAACATTGTCATTATGGGCATTGGGGAACCGCTTGAAAATTATGATGAAGTGATTAAATTTATTCGAATCGCCAATACCGGTTATGGGATTGGACAACGAAAAATCAGTCTTTCAACGTGTGGGATTATTCCAGGAATTCAAGCGTTAGCTGAAGAAGATCTTCAAATTAATCTGGCGATATCTTTACATTCGGTTTTTCCGGATCGTCGAAAAGCATTAATGCCGATCGCAAGCAAATATGATTTTGAAGCATTGATGGAGGCTTGTAATGCTTATTTTAAAAAGACCGGAAGGCGGATTACCTATGAGTACGCCCTAATTGATGAGTTTAATGATCGAGATGAGGATATCATTGGATTAGTCAAGCTTTTAAAAGGAAATCAAAACCATTTAAATCTGATTGGATTGAATGCGATAAAGGAATCGCAATATAAGGAGAGTAGTCGTGCTGGTTATTTTCTGAATCAACTGGAAAAACAGGGAATTAACGTGACAATGCGACGAAAAATGGGGAGAGAAATTGACGCAGCATGTGGTCAGCTTCGAAAAAAAAGATATGAGGATAAGGTGAGTGTATGA
- the rpmB gene encoding 50S ribosomal protein L28 gives MAKECFVCKKTVVSGNQVSHSNKHNKRVWKPNLQRIKVVIEGTPQHVSVCTRCLRSGKLERA, from the coding sequence ATGGCTAAAGAATGTTTTGTATGTAAAAAAACCGTTGTTAGTGGCAACCAGGTTAGTCATTCAAATAAACACAATAAACGAGTTTGGAAACCCAATTTGCAAAGAATTAAAGTTGTAATTGAAGGTACACCACAACACGTTAGTGTTTGCACACGTTGTTTAAGATCCGGAAAACTCGAAAGAGCTTAA
- a CDS encoding thiamine diphosphokinase, whose product MNIIIFTNGTYQDMAFYQQYIAKTPVDYIICADGGANYARELKLKPDLILGDMDSINEETKAFYRETTFLSFPTQKDETDTELAIAYAIKNNATKVTILGGLGSRMDHSLANIYLLKRLLDENIEAEIVNEKNVIRLIGNKATFEFPVGTIISLLPIGGDVEELTISGFEYPINNGKMTMNNPYGVSNVTNQAKQVIDFKKGMLLMILPKD is encoded by the coding sequence ATGAATATTATTATTTTTACGAACGGCACTTATCAAGACATGGCATTTTATCAACAGTATATTGCAAAAACACCAGTGGATTATATCATTTGTGCCGATGGTGGGGCTAACTACGCACGTGAACTTAAGCTTAAACCGGATCTTATTTTAGGTGATATGGATTCAATTAATGAAGAAACAAAAGCTTTTTATCGGGAGACAACGTTTTTATCTTTTCCTACTCAAAAAGACGAGACCGATACCGAATTAGCGATTGCCTATGCGATAAAAAATAACGCCACTAAAGTGACAATTTTAGGTGGATTGGGATCGCGAATGGATCATAGTTTAGCAAATATATATTTATTAAAACGTCTGTTAGATGAAAATATTGAGGCCGAAATTGTTAATGAAAAAAATGTCATTCGCTTAATTGGTAACAAAGCTACCTTTGAATTCCCGGTAGGAACAATCATTTCATTGTTACCGATTGGAGGTGATGTTGAAGAACTGACAATCAGTGGTTTTGAATATCCGATTAACAACGGAAAAATGACGATGAATAACCCTTATGGGGTGAGTAATGTTACAAATCAGGCAAAGCAGGTTATTGATTTTAAAAAAGGAATGTTATTAATGATTCTTCCGAAGGACTAA
- a CDS encoding zinc metallopeptidase, whose translation MFIVSYYWTYLILVPGIIFAAYAQHQVSSAYKAYSRVPTKNGMTGAEAARRLLNANGLSTIGIENVAGNLSDHYDPSNKVMRLSSGVGQQASVAAVGIAAHETGHAIQDKEGYWPLRFRSFIVPVTGFASNLAWPIFFIGLFFGQASNWGLTFMNLGIILFSFSLFFSVVTLPVEFNASKRAIAALVDNNLIQPGEVIGVKKVLRAAALTYVAAALMSLLTLLRLLILRGSRD comes from the coding sequence ATGTTTATTGTATCGTATTATTGGACTTATCTGATCCTTGTTCCGGGCATCATTTTTGCAGCTTATGCTCAACATCAGGTCAGTAGTGCTTATAAGGCATATAGCAGGGTGCCAACCAAAAATGGGATGACCGGAGCTGAAGCGGCAAGGCGATTATTAAATGCTAATGGACTAAGTACGATTGGTATTGAAAATGTCGCGGGAAATCTTTCTGATCATTATGATCCCAGTAATAAAGTGATGCGTTTATCATCTGGCGTTGGTCAGCAAGCCAGTGTTGCTGCGGTTGGCATTGCCGCCCATGAAACCGGTCATGCAATTCAAGATAAAGAAGGGTATTGGCCGCTGCGGTTTAGAAGTTTTATTGTGCCAGTTACCGGATTTGCATCAAATTTAGCTTGGCCTATTTTTTTTATTGGGCTTTTCTTTGGGCAAGCTTCAAATTGGGGACTTACTTTTATGAATTTAGGGATAATATTATTTTCATTTAGTCTGTTTTTTAGTGTTGTTACGTTGCCGGTAGAATTTAATGCCAGTAAACGGGCGATTGCGGCGCTAGTCGATAATAATCTGATTCAACCGGGCGAAGTAATTGGGGTAAAAAAGGTCTTAAGAGCCGCCGCCCTGACCTATGTAGCGGCCGCCTTAATGTCTTTATTAACACTTTTACGATTGCTTATTTTAAGAGGTTCAAGAGACTGA
- the fmt gene encoding methionyl-tRNA formyltransferase: MNKIKVIFMGTTDFGVPALEKLVSAKFDVVAVICQPDRPNKRGKKIEILPLKKKALELGIPVLQPENIKDPVIVEQLKSYQADIFIVAAYGQILSKEILTIPPYGAINIHGSLLPEYRGAAPIQRAIIDGKTKTGVTIMQMSEGMDTGEMLAKAECSITETTTFGSLYEELAILGGDLLIDTLTNHLSGEIKPKPQNDSLATYAEKILKDTGAINWSRNSKEILSLINGTDPIPGAYTFYQGNKIKIFLPKVINCDRNEKPGTILIANDREGLIVKTKDAAIKIGSLQFPGKTRMDAKVFLRGKKMEVGTILN, from the coding sequence ATGAACAAGATAAAAGTAATATTTATGGGAACCACGGATTTTGGCGTTCCGGCACTGGAAAAATTGGTGTCTGCAAAATTTGATGTTGTGGCAGTTATTTGTCAGCCTGACCGACCGAATAAGAGAGGCAAAAAAATTGAAATCCTGCCTTTAAAAAAGAAAGCGCTGGAATTGGGGATACCTGTTTTACAACCAGAAAATATTAAAGATCCGGTTATCGTCGAGCAATTAAAAAGTTATCAGGCCGACATCTTTATTGTCGCTGCTTACGGCCAAATTCTTTCTAAGGAAATTTTAACAATACCGCCTTACGGGGCAATCAATATTCATGGCTCATTACTTCCCGAGTATCGGGGAGCGGCACCGATACAACGGGCGATCATTGATGGAAAAACAAAAACCGGGGTCACGATTATGCAAATGAGTGAAGGCATGGATACTGGGGAGATGTTAGCTAAAGCCGAATGTTCGATCACAGAAACGACTACTTTTGGAAGCCTTTATGAAGAACTAGCAATTTTGGGGGGCGATTTATTAATTGACACCTTAACAAATCACTTATCCGGTGAAATTAAACCAAAACCTCAAAATGATAGTCTGGCAACTTATGCAGAGAAGATTTTAAAAGACACCGGCGCGATTAATTGGTCGAGAAACAGCAAAGAGATTTTATCCTTGATTAATGGAACCGATCCAATCCCTGGTGCATATACGTTTTATCAGGGAAATAAAATCAAAATATTTTTACCTAAGGTGATTAATTGCGATCGCAACGAAAAGCCGGGAACGATTTTGATCGCAAATGACCGCGAAGGCCTAATTGTCAAAACAAAAGATGCGGCAATAAAAATTGGATCACTCCAATTTCCCGGGAAAACGAGAATGGACGCAAAAGTGTTTCTGCGAGGAAAAAAAATGGAAGTCGGAACAATTTTAAACTAA
- the rsmB gene encoding 16S rRNA (cytosine(967)-C(5))-methyltransferase RsmB has protein sequence MNSRRQALETLLKVNYEGAYSNLEIKSVLKNRFLKDEDRRLYLNLVYGCLQNQTYLDYIIKQQSNRPVNKLHKEVSEILRIAIYQIYFLDKIPNYAIVNESVNLANEFQPQAKGFINGVIRNIIRKTEKDGKDFKFENWDNEKEALAIRYSVPLWIVHKYYEIFGVKDAEAIIPMLNEKPPFTIRCNTMKTTVDQLIKSIEKFGVEAVRGKYSSNAIQLANLGIFESNIEEDSLYREGQFLIQDQAAMITVERLDPKPGQRVLDMCAAPGGKTTYLSQLMNNEGEIIARDVFPHRLKLIKQQLRRLGCTNIILEDQDGTVFINDDQATFDKILVDAPCTGLGVIRRKPEIKYHHSKEDRKALVKIQEVLLENAVRYLKPGGELLYSTCTVNKDENENQIKKIIMKYPELKIIPDENGNDYTYTSPLMDGCDSFFMCLLKNG, from the coding sequence ATGAATAGTAGAAGACAGGCTTTAGAAACACTTTTAAAAGTGAATTACGAAGGTGCGTATTCAAACCTGGAAATTAAATCGGTCTTAAAAAATCGTTTTTTAAAAGATGAAGACCGACGATTATATTTAAATCTTGTTTATGGCTGCCTTCAAAATCAGACATACCTGGATTATATTATCAAGCAACAAAGCAATCGTCCCGTAAATAAACTACATAAAGAAGTTAGTGAAATATTAAGAATAGCGATCTACCAAATATATTTTTTGGATAAAATTCCCAATTATGCTATCGTTAATGAATCCGTAAATTTAGCTAACGAATTTCAACCCCAAGCGAAAGGGTTTATCAATGGCGTTATCCGAAATATTATCCGAAAAACAGAAAAAGACGGCAAAGATTTTAAATTTGAAAACTGGGATAATGAAAAGGAAGCTTTGGCAATCCGGTATTCGGTACCGCTTTGGATAGTCCACAAATATTATGAAATATTTGGAGTTAAAGACGCCGAAGCAATTATCCCGATGTTAAATGAAAAGCCGCCTTTTACAATCCGGTGTAATACGATGAAGACAACGGTCGATCAATTAATTAAAAGTATCGAAAAATTTGGGGTTGAAGCAGTTCGCGGAAAATACTCATCTAATGCGATCCAACTTGCAAATTTAGGAATCTTTGAAAGTAATATAGAAGAGGATTCGTTGTACCGGGAAGGGCAGTTTTTAATTCAGGATCAGGCCGCAATGATAACTGTTGAACGGCTCGATCCGAAACCAGGTCAGCGGGTTTTAGATATGTGTGCAGCACCGGGTGGAAAAACGACTTATCTGAGTCAATTAATGAATAATGAAGGCGAAATAATTGCAAGAGATGTTTTTCCACATCGGTTGAAGCTGATTAAACAACAGCTAAGGCGTTTAGGGTGTACCAATATAATACTTGAAGATCAAGACGGCACGGTGTTTATTAATGATGATCAAGCGACTTTTGATAAAATTTTAGTTGATGCTCCTTGCACTGGTTTGGGGGTTATCAGGCGAAAACCGGAAATAAAATATCATCATAGCAAAGAAGATCGTAAAGCACTGGTAAAGATTCAGGAAGTGCTGCTTGAAAATGCGGTCAGATATTTAAAACCAGGTGGCGAATTGCTTTATTCAACCTGTACGGTCAATAAAGATGAAAATGAAAACCAGATAAAAAAAATTATTATGAAGTACCCGGAATTAAAGATTATACCGGATGAAAATGGAAATGACTATACGTATACCAGCCCATTAATGGATGGTTGTGATAGTTTTTTTATGTGTTTGTTAAAAAACGGTTAA